The following coding sequences lie in one bacterium genomic window:
- the argC gene encoding N-acetyl-gamma-glutamyl-phosphate reductase encodes MMIKVGIIGAGSLTAEELLKILLKHKKIKVNILHSETYQGKTVSSVWPSFKNLTALLFSAPSMQKIKEECDCIFITRPHGKASEAVKELISSKIKIIDLSADFRLPEISYYKKWYPGTNHSIPELLSKAVYGLPELNRNKIKKSSLTANPGCYPTAVILSLAPLIKNNIIKTRIVVNAFSGVSGAGRIYKENFNLFGDIYGNLKIYKPGTHQHTPEMELTLGELAGEKIKITFIPCLAPFDRGILAISSHHLDKKFTKKDIIEIYRDFYRNEQFIRIYENGYPEILNVSGTNFCDIGFEIDKQNNVLIIASTIDNIIKGASGQAVQNMNLMFGFDETEGLI; translated from the coding sequence ATGATGATAAAAGTCGGGATAATCGGCGCGGGCAGTTTGACAGCGGAAGAATTATTAAAAATACTGCTGAAACATAAAAAAATCAAGGTCAATATACTGCATTCAGAAACATACCAGGGAAAAACAGTAAGTTCAGTATGGCCTTCATTTAAGAATTTGACAGCTCTTTTGTTCAGCGCGCCGTCCATGCAAAAAATCAAAGAAGAATGTGATTGTATTTTCATAACGCGGCCCCATGGAAAAGCAAGCGAGGCTGTAAAGGAATTAATTTCTTCAAAAATAAAAATTATTGATTTAAGCGCGGATTTCAGGCTGCCTGAGATATCCTATTATAAAAAATGGTATCCCGGGACAAATCACAGTATTCCTGAACTATTGTCAAAAGCCGTTTACGGTTTACCAGAGCTTAACAGGAACAAAATCAAGAAAAGCAGTTTAACGGCAAATCCCGGTTGTTACCCGACAGCCGTAATTTTATCTCTTGCCCCCTTAATTAAAAATAATATAATAAAAACACGGATAGTAGTCAACGCTTTTTCCGGTGTATCAGGCGCGGGACGGATATATAAAGAGAATTTTAACCTTTTCGGAGATATTTACGGCAATCTGAAGATTTATAAACCCGGGACCCACCAGCATACACCCGAAATGGAACTTACTCTTGGCGAATTAGCCGGCGAAAAGATAAAAATAACTTTTATTCCATGCCTCGCCCCGTTTGACAGAGGGATACTCGCGATAAGTTCGCATCACCTGGATAAAAAATTCACCAAAAAAGACATTATTGAAATCTACAGGGATTTCTACAGAAATGAACAGTTTATAAGAATTTATGAAAACGGTTATCCTGAAATATTGAATGTTTCAGGCACGAATTTTTGCGATATAGGTTTTGAGATTGACAAGCAAAACAATGTCTTGATAATAGCTTCAACCATAGACAACATTATTAAAGGCGCTTCCGGCCAGGCTGTCCAGAATATGAACCTTATGTTTGGATTTGATGAAACAGAAGGTTTGATCTAA
- a CDS encoding HD domain-containing protein, whose protein sequence is MKTWKKEGVDLIADCVHGTVRLTVPVDEKEATEKDLLDSLWVQRLKQIHQLQSAWWVYPSAEHTRFQHSIGVMHLGEIFAKTLYPSLKSVIGPDCPSQNFIESLLRITGLLHDVGHGPFSHFFDENYLSRFGEITHEDVGQKIITMKLGEIIKRIRRSPSGKFSQGEVINPEYVAFLIKKGTKTKVKIPRWLRFLSPLFNGIFTMDNFDYVCRDAYMSGLNIGSVNIERVLFYSYYSQKGFTLHRKGLSEIRRFLQARYHLYENLYYHRTTRAIDLYLEDVFHPTVKLIYDKNPLEDLDGYLFLTDWSLITSAVSWVFSGDEEKKRLGEKWSNILGRKIKWKLAVDEIYEYRERLGGFRMLEKGDFEKGLRDMIGKKVDFRIDVASLDPRPENPEKMGDCQIFIYDPLAKNKISKEKLSSAIKDIPFRANRFRVYIDNLKNKNVIRNAVEKLMAKEQIASVSSNI, encoded by the coding sequence GTGAAAACCTGGAAAAAAGAAGGTGTAGATTTAATTGCCGACTGTGTCCACGGGACGGTCAGGCTGACCGTCCCTGTTGATGAAAAAGAGGCGACAGAAAAGGACCTGCTTGATTCATTATGGGTGCAGAGGCTAAAACAGATCCATCAGCTTCAAAGCGCATGGTGGGTTTACCCCTCTGCGGAACATACAAGGTTCCAGCATTCAATCGGAGTTATGCATCTTGGCGAAATTTTCGCGAAAACTTTATACCCATCGCTTAAATCGGTTATAGGCCCTGATTGCCCGTCCCAGAATTTTATAGAATCGCTTTTGCGGATCACAGGGCTCCTTCATGATGTAGGACACGGCCCTTTTTCCCATTTTTTTGATGAGAATTATTTGAGCAGGTTTGGCGAAATTACCCATGAAGATGTCGGCCAAAAAATTATTACAATGAAGCTCGGGGAAATAATAAAAAGAATCCGCAGAAGTCCTTCCGGAAAATTTTCGCAGGGTGAAGTTATTAATCCGGAATATGTTGCTTTTTTAATAAAAAAAGGCACTAAAACAAAGGTCAAAATTCCCCGCTGGCTGAGATTCCTGAGCCCGCTTTTTAACGGAATATTCACAATGGATAACTTTGATTATGTATGCCGCGATGCCTATATGTCAGGGCTGAATATCGGGTCGGTCAATATTGAACGGGTGCTTTTTTATTCCTACTATTCACAAAAAGGTTTTACCCTGCATAGAAAAGGGCTCTCGGAGATTAGAAGGTTCCTTCAGGCAAGATACCATCTTTATGAAAATTTATATTATCACAGGACTACAAGGGCGATTGATCTGTACCTGGAAGATGTTTTTCATCCGACGGTAAAACTTATTTATGATAAAAATCCATTGGAAGATTTAGATGGTTATTTGTTCCTTACCGATTGGTCTTTGATTACTTCCGCGGTATCATGGGTTTTTTCAGGAGACGAAGAAAAAAAGAGATTGGGTGAAAAATGGAGCAATATCCTTGGAAGAAAAATAAAATGGAAACTCGCGGTTGATGAAATTTATGAATACAGGGAAAGATTAGGCGGTTTCAGAATGCTTGAAAAAGGCGATTTTGAAAAAGGACTTAGAGATATGATCGGTAAAAAAGTGGATTTTCGTATAGATGTCGCTTCACTGGACCCGCGGCCTGAAAATCCTGAAAAGATGGGTGACTGCCAGATTTTCATTTATGACCCGCTGGCTAAAAACAAAATTTCAAAAGAAAAATTAAGTTCAGCGATTAAAGATATTCCTTTCAGGGCAAACCGTTTCAGGGTTTATATTGATAACCTTAAAAATAAAAATGTAATAAGAAACGCTGTTGAAAAATTAATGGCGAAAGAACAAATTGCATCGGTGAGCAGTAATATATAA